Proteins from a single region of Ensifer adhaerens:
- a CDS encoding SDR family NAD(P)-dependent oxidoreductase — MFHPALFRGMTVVVTGAGRGIGLEVARQFLDCGAHVLVHAGRSIGDLPDFLESAATEGRAHVVTADFLALGGVEGLADVVRSRFESIDILINNAGTMVGRFPASELTDEQYQTVVQLNQTAVVEMTRAMLPLLRKGTHPAIVNTVSISAVTGGSAGSSIYSATKAFVATYSKALARELAPEGIRVNCVSPGTITTEFHERYSSLEKLEATRKTIPLGRLGTAEDCAPAYLFLASHVLSGYITGQVLEVNGGQLIT, encoded by the coding sequence ATGTTCCATCCGGCCTTGTTCAGAGGCATGACCGTCGTCGTTACCGGAGCCGGTCGCGGCATTGGCCTGGAAGTTGCCCGGCAGTTCCTGGACTGCGGCGCCCATGTCCTTGTCCATGCCGGCCGGTCGATCGGCGATTTGCCTGATTTTCTCGAATCGGCGGCGACCGAGGGCCGGGCCCATGTCGTGACGGCGGACTTTCTGGCGCTCGGCGGCGTCGAGGGGCTCGCCGACGTGGTCCGAAGCCGATTTGAAAGCATCGATATCCTCATCAACAATGCCGGCACGATGGTCGGTCGCTTTCCGGCGTCCGAACTGACCGATGAGCAATACCAGACCGTCGTTCAGCTCAACCAGACGGCGGTCGTCGAAATGACGCGGGCGATGTTACCGCTGTTGCGCAAGGGCACCCATCCGGCCATCGTCAACACCGTCTCGATCTCGGCGGTCACCGGCGGTAGCGCCGGCTCCTCGATCTATTCTGCCACCAAGGCATTCGTTGCCACCTACTCCAAGGCGCTGGCGCGCGAGCTCGCGCCCGAGGGCATCCGGGTCAACTGCGTTTCGCCGGGCACGATTACCACCGAGTTCCACGAGCGCTACTCGTCGCTGGAGAAACTGGAGGCCACCCGCAAGACCATTCCGCTCGGCCGGCTGGGCACGGCGGAGGATTGTGCGCCCGCCTATCTGTTCCTCGCCTCGCATGTGCTGTCGGGCTACATCACCGGCCAGGTGCTGGAGGTCAATGGCGGGCAGCTGATCACTTGA
- a CDS encoding DeoR/GlpR family DNA-binding transcription regulator — translation MYLTGRQAEILELAKSEGRVLVEELAQRFSVTPQTIRKDLNDLCDAKVLNRIHGGAIFPSGKENVKYDARRQIAAPEKQAIGRAAAELIPDNASLFINIGTTTEAVGEALLDHKELMVITNNINVANRLRVFPSIEVVITGGVVRGSDGGIVGEAAVDFIKQFKVDFAVIGASAIDHDGALLDFDFREVKVAQAIIANARHVILVSDSTKFERTAPVRIGHISQVQTFITDRCTLENVRKICAEQDVRLIETDS, via the coding sequence ATGTACCTGACAGGTCGGCAGGCGGAAATTCTGGAGCTGGCAAAAAGCGAAGGCCGCGTGCTTGTCGAGGAGCTGGCGCAGCGCTTTTCCGTCACGCCGCAAACCATCCGAAAGGACCTGAACGACCTCTGCGACGCCAAGGTTCTGAACCGCATTCATGGCGGCGCCATCTTCCCGAGTGGCAAGGAAAACGTCAAATACGACGCCCGCCGGCAGATCGCAGCCCCGGAGAAACAGGCAATCGGCAGGGCCGCCGCCGAGCTCATCCCCGACAATGCCTCGCTGTTCATCAATATTGGCACCACCACTGAAGCCGTGGGCGAAGCCCTGCTCGACCACAAGGAATTGATGGTCATCACCAACAACATCAACGTCGCCAACCGCTTGCGCGTCTTCCCCTCGATCGAGGTAGTGATAACAGGCGGCGTCGTGCGCGGCTCCGATGGCGGCATCGTCGGCGAGGCGGCCGTCGACTTCATCAAGCAGTTCAAGGTCGATTTCGCGGTCATCGGCGCCTCGGCCATCGACCATGACGGCGCGCTTCTCGATTTCGATTTCCGCGAAGTGAAAGTGGCGCAGGCAATCATCGCCAATGCGCGCCATGTCATCCTTGTTTCCGACTCCACCAAGTTCGAAAGAACCGCGCCGGTGCGCATCGGTCATATCTCCCAGGTTCAGACCTTCATCACCGATCGCTGTACGCTCGAAAATGTCAGGAAAATCTGCGCCGAACAGGACGTTCGGCTGATCGAAACCGACTCCTGA
- the glpD gene encoding glycerol-3-phosphate dehydrogenase, which produces MSEQAIYDVFVIGGGINGCGIARDAVGRGYSVALAEMNDFASGTSSGSTKLIHGGLRYLEHYEFRLVREALMEREVLWAMAPHVIWPMRFVLPYHKGGLRPAWLIRLGLFLYDHIGGRKLLPATATLDMNRDPAGKPLKRLFNKAFEYSDGWVNDARLVVLNARDAADRGAVIMARTRVVSARRNGALWTIETENQATGERKTLKARMLVNAAGPWVDAVLSGALGKNDVHNVRLVQGSHIVVKKKFDDPRAYFFQNPDGRIMFAIPYEEDFTLIGTTDRDYKGNPADVRISDAEVDYLCQAASEYFLEPVTKDDIVWTYSAVRPLYDDGASKAQEATRDYVLRVEGDKGSAPLLNVFGGKLTTYRRLGESALEKIGEAIGVKGSKWTAGSRLPGGDFPTQGFAEEVARLQKQYPFLAPAHARRLVRLYGTRAAALLGSATSEAALGRRFGADLYEAEVKWLIGQEWARHAEDVLWRRTKLGLKLTPGEALALEEYMRGAANAAA; this is translated from the coding sequence GTGTCAGAGCAGGCAATCTACGACGTCTTCGTCATCGGCGGCGGCATCAATGGATGCGGTATCGCGCGCGACGCGGTCGGCCGCGGATATTCGGTCGCCCTGGCCGAAATGAACGATTTCGCCTCGGGCACGTCGTCTGGCTCCACCAAGCTCATTCATGGCGGCCTGCGCTATCTCGAGCATTACGAATTCCGCCTGGTGCGCGAAGCACTGATGGAGCGCGAAGTGCTGTGGGCGATGGCGCCGCACGTCATCTGGCCGATGCGCTTCGTCCTGCCCTATCACAAGGGCGGCCTGCGCCCGGCCTGGCTCATCCGCCTCGGCCTCTTCCTTTACGACCACATCGGCGGCCGCAAGCTGCTGCCGGCGACGGCGACGCTGGACATGAACCGCGATCCGGCCGGCAAGCCGCTGAAGCGCCTGTTCAACAAGGCCTTCGAATATTCCGACGGCTGGGTCAACGATGCCCGCCTGGTGGTGCTCAACGCCCGCGATGCCGCCGATCGCGGCGCCGTCATCATGGCTCGCACCCGGGTCGTCTCCGCACGGCGCAACGGTGCGCTCTGGACGATCGAGACCGAAAACCAGGCAACCGGCGAACGCAAGACGCTTAAGGCCCGCATGCTCGTCAACGCCGCCGGCCCCTGGGTCGATGCGGTGCTCTCCGGCGCGCTGGGCAAGAACGACGTCCACAATGTGCGCCTCGTGCAGGGCAGCCACATCGTTGTGAAGAAGAAGTTCGACGATCCGCGCGCCTATTTCTTCCAGAATCCGGATGGCCGCATCATGTTCGCCATCCCTTACGAGGAAGACTTCACGCTGATCGGCACCACCGACCGCGACTACAAGGGCAATCCGGCCGACGTGCGCATCAGCGACGCCGAGGTCGACTATCTCTGCCAGGCGGCCAGCGAATACTTCCTCGAGCCGGTGACGAAGGACGACATCGTCTGGACCTACTCGGCGGTGCGCCCGCTCTATGACGACGGCGCCAGCAAGGCGCAGGAAGCGACCCGCGACTACGTGCTGCGTGTGGAAGGCGACAAGGGCTCAGCGCCGCTGCTCAACGTCTTTGGCGGCAAGCTCACGACCTACCGGCGCCTCGGCGAATCCGCACTCGAAAAGATCGGCGAGGCGATCGGCGTCAAGGGATCGAAATGGACCGCCGGCTCACGGCTTCCGGGCGGAGACTTTCCGACCCAGGGTTTTGCCGAAGAAGTCGCAAGACTGCAGAAACAATATCCTTTCCTTGCGCCTGCACATGCCCGACGCCTCGTGCGTCTCTACGGCACGCGGGCGGCAGCCCTCCTGGGCTCGGCAACGAGCGAAGCGGCCCTTGGCCGTCGCTTCGGCGCCGACCTCTACGAGGCCGAAGTCAAGTGGCTGATCGGGCAGGAATGGGCACGGCACGCTGAGGACGTGCTGTGGCGCCGTACGAAGTTGGGATTGAAGCTGACGCCCGGCGAGGCGCTAGCACTGGAGGAATACATGCGAGGCGCGGCCAACGCAGCCGCTTGA
- a CDS encoding ABC transporter ATP-binding protein, protein MLEMKKISKVVGGETHIYPTDLVLERGSLNVLLGPTLSGKTSLMRLMAGLDKPASGALIFDGIDVTGQPVQKRSVAMVYQQFINYPAMTVYENIASPMRISGADTATIDREVRKAAELLKLTPYLDRTPLSLSGGQQQRTALARAIVKNADLVLLDEPLANLDYKLREELREELPKIFAASGAIFVYATTEPSEALLLGGNTAALSQGRITQFDKTIDVYRRPIDLITARTFADPPLNCIALVKSGATFTLDGKPVLAVPSHLNGIADGPCTVAFQPHHISFDRPQGGGDALTVKTAISEIAGSESFIHVGFANARWVMLAPGIHDIEPDATLEVFVDTRHLMAFGPDGRAIGGAA, encoded by the coding sequence ATGCTTGAAATGAAGAAGATATCCAAGGTCGTGGGCGGGGAGACGCATATCTACCCGACCGACCTGGTGCTGGAGAGGGGGTCGCTCAATGTGCTGCTCGGCCCGACTCTTTCCGGCAAGACGTCGCTGATGCGGCTGATGGCCGGTCTCGACAAGCCTGCCTCCGGTGCGCTGATCTTCGACGGCATCGACGTGACCGGCCAGCCGGTGCAGAAGCGCTCGGTCGCCATGGTCTACCAGCAGTTCATCAACTACCCGGCGATGACGGTCTATGAAAACATCGCCTCGCCGATGCGCATCAGCGGCGCCGATACCGCGACCATCGACCGCGAAGTGCGCAAGGCTGCCGAGCTCCTGAAGCTGACGCCCTATCTCGACCGCACGCCGCTCAGTCTCTCGGGCGGCCAGCAGCAGCGCACGGCGCTGGCGCGCGCCATCGTCAAGAACGCCGACCTCGTGCTTCTCGACGAGCCGCTCGCCAACCTCGACTACAAGCTGCGCGAGGAACTGCGCGAGGAGCTTCCGAAGATCTTCGCCGCTTCCGGCGCCATCTTCGTCTATGCAACGACCGAGCCCTCGGAAGCGCTGCTGCTCGGCGGTAATACAGCAGCCCTCAGCCAGGGCCGCATTACCCAGTTCGACAAGACGATCGACGTCTATCGCCGTCCGATCGATCTCATCACCGCCCGCACTTTCGCCGATCCGCCGCTGAACTGCATCGCGCTCGTCAAATCAGGCGCGACCTTCACGCTTGACGGCAAGCCGGTGCTCGCGGTGCCGTCACATCTCAACGGCATTGCCGACGGTCCCTGCACCGTCGCCTTCCAGCCGCACCATATTTCGTTCGATCGCCCGCAGGGCGGCGGCGATGCGCTTACCGTGAAGACCGCGATCTCCGAAATCGCTGGATCCGAGAGCTTCATTCACGTCGGATTTGCCAATGCGCGCTGGGTCATGCTGGCGCCGGGCATTCACGACATCGAACCGGACGCGACCCTCGAGGTCTTCGTCGATACCCGTCATCTCATGGCCTTCGGGCCGGATGGACGCGCCATTGGCGGCGCGGCCTGA
- a CDS encoding ABC transporter ATP-binding protein encodes MARIDLEHIRHAYGAKPKSENDYALKEVHHEWNDGGAYALLGPSGCGKTTLLNIISGLINPSEGRILFDGKDVTHLSTQERNIAQVFQFPVIYDTMTVYDNLAFPLRNRHVPEAEVDRRVKETIEMIGLGGWAKKTARGLTADQKQKISLGRGLVRNDVSAILFDEPLTVIDPEMKWVLRSQIKRLHKQFGFTMVYVTHDQTEALTFADKVVVMYDGQIVQIGTPAELFERPRHTFVGYFIGSPGMNVLPVKLDGNTATVGGEHVALNFLPKVKAGAKTELGIRPEFVSLGREGMPVAITKVEDIGRHKIVRARFADQPISIIVDEDGEIPADPRVSFDPKAINIYADSWRVGEEA; translated from the coding sequence ATGGCACGCATCGACCTGGAACATATCCGCCACGCCTACGGCGCCAAGCCGAAGTCTGAGAACGACTACGCGCTGAAGGAAGTACATCACGAGTGGAACGACGGTGGCGCCTATGCGCTGCTCGGCCCGTCCGGCTGCGGCAAGACCACGCTGCTCAACATCATCTCGGGCCTGATCAACCCGTCGGAAGGGCGTATTCTCTTCGACGGCAAGGACGTGACGCATCTTTCGACCCAGGAACGCAACATCGCCCAGGTGTTCCAGTTCCCGGTCATCTACGACACGATGACCGTCTACGACAACCTGGCCTTCCCCTTGCGCAACCGGCATGTGCCGGAGGCCGAGGTCGACCGCCGCGTCAAGGAGACGATCGAGATGATCGGCCTTGGCGGCTGGGCAAAGAAGACCGCCCGCGGCCTCACCGCCGACCAGAAGCAGAAAATCTCGCTCGGTCGCGGCCTGGTGCGCAACGACGTCAGCGCAATTCTGTTCGACGAGCCGCTGACCGTCATCGATCCGGAAATGAAATGGGTGCTGCGCTCGCAGATCAAGCGGCTGCACAAGCAGTTCGGCTTCACCATGGTCTACGTCACCCACGACCAGACCGAGGCCCTCACCTTCGCCGACAAGGTCGTCGTCATGTATGACGGCCAGATCGTCCAGATCGGTACGCCGGCTGAGCTCTTCGAGCGTCCGCGCCACACCTTCGTCGGCTATTTCATCGGTTCGCCGGGCATGAACGTGCTGCCCGTCAAGCTCGACGGCAACACTGCGACCGTTGGCGGCGAACATGTGGCCCTGAATTTCCTGCCCAAGGTCAAAGCCGGTGCGAAGACCGAACTCGGGATCCGTCCGGAGTTCGTCTCGCTCGGCCGCGAGGGCATGCCGGTCGCGATCACCAAGGTCGAGGACATCGGCCGCCACAAGATTGTGCGCGCCCGCTTCGCCGACCAGCCGATCTCGATCATCGTCGATGAGGACGGCGAAATCCCCGCCGATCCGCGCGTCAGCTTCGATCCGAAAGCCATCAACATCTACGCCGATTCCTGGCGCGTCGGCGAGGAGGCCTGA
- a CDS encoding carbohydrate ABC transporter permease encodes MEKTWNNKAWFMVLPVLVLVAFSAVIPLMTVVNYSVQDTFGNNEFFWAGTDWYVQVLTSDRFWDALTRNLIFSAIILAIEIPLGIIIALNMPKKGLGVPVCLVLMALPLLIPWNVVGTIWQVFGRVDIGLLGRTLEAMGINYNYVQNPVAAWVTLIVMDVWHWTSLVVLLCYAGLVSIPDAYYQAAKIDGASRWSVFRYIQLPKMKRVLLIAFLLRFMDSFMIYTEPFVVTGGGPGNSTTFLSIDLVKTAIGQFDLGPAAALSIIYFLIILLLSWIFYTVMTTSDAQG; translated from the coding sequence ATGGAAAAAACCTGGAACAACAAGGCCTGGTTCATGGTGTTGCCGGTCCTCGTGCTGGTCGCCTTCTCGGCCGTCATCCCGCTGATGACCGTCGTCAACTATTCGGTCCAGGACACCTTCGGCAACAACGAGTTCTTCTGGGCCGGCACCGACTGGTATGTGCAGGTCCTGACCTCCGACCGCTTTTGGGACGCGCTCACCCGCAATCTGATCTTCTCGGCGATCATTCTGGCGATCGAAATCCCGCTCGGCATCATCATCGCGCTCAACATGCCTAAGAAGGGCCTTGGCGTGCCGGTCTGCCTCGTCCTGATGGCGCTGCCTCTCTTGATCCCGTGGAACGTCGTCGGCACCATCTGGCAGGTCTTCGGCCGCGTCGATATCGGCCTGCTCGGACGCACGCTCGAAGCCATGGGCATCAACTACAACTACGTGCAGAACCCGGTCGCCGCATGGGTGACGCTGATCGTCATGGACGTCTGGCACTGGACGAGCCTCGTCGTTCTTCTGTGCTATGCCGGCCTTGTCTCGATCCCGGATGCCTACTACCAGGCCGCCAAGATCGACGGCGCCTCGCGCTGGTCGGTGTTCCGCTACATCCAGCTGCCGAAGATGAAGCGCGTGCTCCTGATCGCCTTCCTGCTGCGCTTCATGGATAGCTTCATGATCTATACCGAGCCCTTCGTCGTCACCGGCGGCGGCCCCGGCAACTCGACCACCTTCCTGTCGATCGACCTCGTCAAGACGGCCATCGGCCAGTTCGACCTCGGTCCGGCGGCAGCGCTTTCGATCATCTACTTCCTCATCATCCTGCTGCTCTCGTGGATCTTCTACACCGTGATGACCACGAGCGACGCGCAAGGCTGA